AGATTTAATTGTTCCAGTTGGCAAGTGAGTGATTCAAATGGTGATTCGCGTCCTCTATCTATCATCAAGGGAGAGGAGTCTACGATTTTGCAGGATTACGCCGGTGTTACGCTGATTGATCTGTTTAAATCAAGTGCTGAGAAACACGCTGACAAAGGCATCGGCATATATGACCGGAAAGGAATAAATGTCGATAGGCGCCTTTATCCCCAGGTCATGGCAAGTATTCAAAAAGCTGCAGGTTGCTTGTCCGCTCGAGGTGTAAAAACAGGTGATCGTGTCTTGGTCTCTTTGCCAACAAGCTGGGAACTATTAGAGATCTGGTTAGGCTGTGTCTACCTCGGAGCATTGCCAGCAGCGATCGCACCGCCCATTGGCGGTTTGGGTCCCAATTCAAATTTTCACGTCCGGCTGGAACGATTCAGATCAGTCATCGACGGCAGCTTTATTATTAGTAAGGAAAAACTGGTTGAGTTTATTCAAAGTAAAGGCATCGAAGCGCTTTCTTCGATCACTATATCCGCGACCGATTTGTTGGCGGAAGATGGTGAAGCTCCTGAAAACTTTCACAAACCAGACCCATCGGAGTTGGCCTTCCTTCAATTTACCAGTGGATCCACCGGAATGCCCCGGGCAGTAATGATTACTCACCAGGCTTTGGTGCACAATGTTTTCTCGCTCGATGCATGCTGTGGTAGACCGTACGCTCCCAAGTCGGAGGCCTGGAACGAAGTGCTACTATCCTGGTTGCCGTTGAATCACGACATGGGGCTGATTGGTGTATTCTTTGGCATATCAACCGGTATGGATATTGTGCTGATGAATCCGACTACGTTTCTCGCTCGACCTTTTAAATGGTTGGAAGCGGGGTCTGGAAAGAAGTTTATATCACCAGCACCCAATTTCGGATATCAGTTTTGTTTGGATCGCGTCAAAGACGGGCAACTTGAAGGGATTGATTTATCGCAGCCCAAACGTTTTTGCATCGGTTCTGAAATGGTTCGTCCCGATACGATGGCTTCATTTCTCAAGAAGCTGGAAAGCACAGGTCTGAAGGCGGAGCACTTTCTCCCTTGCTACGGCATGGCTGAATCGATTGTAGGACTGACCTTCGATCAACTAGGAAAAGGTATTCGGGTGGCTGCTCCAGATCAGGAGGAAGGTGTACAGGCGGTAGAGCCGGTAGTATGCTGTGGTACCCCTATTCCGGATACAATCGTTCGTATAGTGGATGCGGGCAATGAATCTGAAGTGCTTCCTGAGGGAAAGTTGGGAGCTGTTCAGGCAAAAGGTCCGAGTATTTTTGCGGGCTACTACAAAAACGAGGAAGCCACATCGGACGTATTGACAGACGCTTGGTTAAAGACGGGCGATCTTGGATTTATTCGTGAGGGAGAACTCTATATTGTTGGACGCGCCAAAGAAGTGCTGATTATTCGTGGTGAGAACATCATGCCACACGATATCGAATGGCAGGTGGAAGAGGTGCGTGGAAGTGGCGGCTCGGAACGAGCGGGTGCTTTTTCGATAGTCAGAGGCAGTGCTGGTGAAGAACCGGTTCTGGTGATTGAAACGTCCATTTCCAATCCGGATGATTTGAATGATCTCGAAGAAAACATCCTTAGTCGGATTGGGCGGGTAATGAGCTTGGTGTTGGCGGATCTGGTTTTTATTCGTCGTGGGCAATTGCCTAAAACCACCAGCGGAAAAATAAAACGTGGCGAGTTGAAAGAAGACTATTTACAGGGTAAAATTGAGCGTTTGAACTGAGTATTTAAAATTTTAAGATCCATGAGTACTGAAAATACTGTCTACGAGATTCTGAGCAAACTAACGGGTAAGGATCGGAGTGAGATCAACAACGACTCCGAGTTGACGGCGGGTCTGGGAATTGATTCTCCGATGGCTTTGCAGCTCCTATTTGAATTGGAAGAAGCGTTAGAGATTGAAATCTCGGACGAAGATGCCGCTGAAATGGAAACGGTGGGCGACATTCTCAAGAAGGTTGGTTCGTAGCCGTATGGCTGACAAAGCACCGCAAAAGAAGGGAAATCCGCTCAAGGCAATTTGTACGGCCTTTCTGTTGCGCTGCATCATACGTCTCATGGCGCTCACCTATCGAGTCCAGATTGCATCCGGCGAGGGAAAGGTTCAGGAGTTATTAGATTGTGATTCGCCTGTGATTTTGTGTGCCTGGCACAATCGCATCTTTTACATGGGTAGCTTTCTAGAGAAGCGATTGACCCGTCGAGGTTTTAGGCTCACTCAAATGGTCAGTTTGTCTAAAGATGGAGACGTTGGCTATTACCTCGGGAAATGGGCCAATATAAAGGTTGTCCGAGGTAGTTCTAATCGAGGAGGAAGTCGCGCACTTCGTGGCATGTTTCGAGTGCTAAAAAAGGAAAAATTCTCCATTGTTATTTTACCTGATGGCTCGCAGGGTCCTAGGTACGAAGCAAAACCGGGGGCTATTGTTCTGGCTCAATTGTCAGGAGCTCCCATCTATTTATTTTCCTTTTCTGTAGACCGTTGTTGGCGCGTGAAATCTTGGGATCGACTTATCATTCCTAAGCCATTTTCAAAAATTTCGGTTAAATTCTCTGAACCCATACATGTGCCCCGTGAATTATCGAAAGTTCAATTAGAGGAACAACGGGTTATTTTGGAAACCGCCTTGAATGAGCTGTAACCAATGACGAGGACAGAGGCTTAGCTCAGTCTTTTCTTCTGCGGTAGTTTTTTACGACATCAGCAACCAAGACATTGGATAACAGGGTGCTTTTCATCTGTTCCCTTTTAGCTGGCATGATATAGCTGAGATTGTGGTTTTCCCCTATATCATTGGCCAGATTGTAAAGCTCGGTGTGGTTGTGTTCATACCAATGAATGAGTTTAAAATTTCCTTCGCGGTAGGCTACGCAATTATAAGCCTGCCTCTCCATTTGGTGACTCGTGTAGACCCAATAGTAGGGGCGATCGAGCTTCATACTATTTCCTACTAGCTCTTGTTTTATACTGACTCCATCGATGTGTCGTTCGGGGATGAGCGGTAGGTCCAGTAGATCAAGTAGAGTAGGGAAATGATCTGTATTGTAAGTGACAAAGCCGGAGACCTGGTTTTTGGGAATTTGTTTACGCCAGCGAACAATGAGCGGAACCCGAATTCCGCCCTCAAAAAGCCAGGATTTCCCAAGGAGCTGTAGATCTGATTCAACCCGACTTGTCCCACTGTGGGGGCATTTTTGAAGGACGGAAAATAGCCGCCATGGCAGAAGCCTACGATATTGGAATCGCCCCTCATTGCCCATTGGGTCCGCTTTGCTTAGCCAGCTCCATGCAGCTGGACGCTTGCACTCCAAATTTCGTCATCCAGGAGATGTCCTTGCAGATGCAATACAACACCAATGGTGACTTGCAGGACTACATAAAAAACAAGGATGTCTTCAATGTCACCGATGGCTATCTAAGCTTACCAACGCTTCCCGGTCTGGGTGTCGACATCGTCGAAGACGCCGTCATCGAAGCAGACAAAGAAGGATTCACCTGGCATGACCGCGACTGGCGCCACGAGGATGGTTCGATCGCGGAATGGTGAGGCGCGGACCGCCGTGGTCGGTTGTCTGTTTTCAGTAATCGGTGATCAGTAGCTACTGGATAGTTTTGTCAACCTAGGGCAGGACGCGACACTTTGATGCGTTGTTGAAAGAGTGAGCAGGGTGCATAGAGCTAAGAATTCGCTCAATCAGCGGTGTATCCACCGCTGCTAAATTTTTAGCGCTAAATGAGCGTATTTAGGCGGTTAAAACACATTATCTCAAAATGCCGAGCTGGTGCTTCGCCGTCGCCCAAGGGCAATGGCGAAACACGGCAGCGTTCCCAGGGAATAAAAAAAGCCCCACCCGAATGGATGGGACTTTGTGATAAAATTGATGACGTTTAAACCAACTGATCCTGACCGGGTACTGGACGTGGTGTGATCGGGTTATCTCCGATTTCCCACTTAGCCGGAGTGAGATCCAGTTCGGATTTATTGAGTGCCCAATCGAAGCGTACTTGGCGACCGGTGTAAGCAGACATGCGTCCGATGATGGCGGTCAGTGTTGACTCGGCGATGCGTTTACCGTGGTTGAGATAGGGACCGCTGCCGCGAATACTGTCGATGAAGTCTACGTGTTCTTGCTCTTGGCCATCGATTGCTTTGCCGTCGTATTTCCAGGACTTCTTGCCGGAGATGCTTTCTCCGTCGGAACTGCCTTTCGCACCTACAATATTTTGTCCTACGCGAGAAGTGGATCCTGGAATCTGGCTGGCCATGGCAGATACACGGGCGCCATTAGGATATTCGTAAATAATGGCGAAGTGGTCGTAGATGTTGCCGAAGTTGTGTTCGATTTCCAATCCGCCCATACCGAGGGCTGAGACAGGAGGTCCGCCATAGGCCCAGTTCATGACATCGATCTGGTGGATGGCTTGCTCAACCAAACAGTCACCGGATCCCCAACAGTGGAAATACCAGTTGCGGATTTGAAATTCCATTTCTGACCAGGATGGGCTCTGGGCGTTTTGCCCGATCTTTTGTCCCCAGTTCCAGTAGCAGTCGCCTCCACGAAGTTCACCCATCTCACCATCGTGAATACGTTTCATGGTTTCAAGGTAGCTGGGCATATGGCGGCGCTGGGTACCGGCGACTACGGTAAGGCTTTTCTTTTTTGCCAATTCAGATACGGAGATCACTTTGCGGACACCCACCGGATCAACCGCAACAGGTTTTTCCATGAAGACGTGCTTCCTGGCTTTGATCGCCGCTTCGAAGTGTATGGGGCGAAAAGCTGGTTGGGTGGCGATGACTACGACGTCGATGTCCGCTGCCAGGAGTTTTTTATAAGCATCAAATCCGGTAAACTCACGTTCTTTACTGACGTTTACTTTGTCAGTGATGGGTTCCGAGCCGCGCCAGCCTTCGACAAACTGTTTCCTGGCGTTTTGGATTTTGTCGGGAAAGAAATCTGCCAAGGCATAGAGCTCTACGTTGGGTGCAGCGCGCACACACTGAATGGCCGCGCCAGTACCACGTCCTCCACAGCCGATGACTCCGACTTTAAGTTTGTCTGAGGCTCCAACATCAGAGCCGAATAGTTGAGTTTGTGAGCCGAGAGCGGCTAGAGTAGAGGCAGCAGCTCCAGCTTTAAGGAAGTCTCTGCGAGTAGTATTTGGGGTGTTCTGTTTCATAACATGTGTATGTGGGTAAGATTAAATGCGATTCAACAACCTAACGACTACAGGACGTGAAGCAACGGATTTCAGCCAAGAAAATCAGTGGAAATTAGATTTTATTGGGTTTGAGGGCAGCGTATGCCGCACCGACTGCACCTGCCCACATGTCGAGCTTTCCAAAGATAAGTGGAACAGTATGTCCACCGGGCCGCCATTCGACCTCTTCCATGACTTTCAAAAGAGGTTGCATCAATGAGTCGCCGGCCGTGGTGATCCCTCCTGTAAGCACAACCACTTCTGGATCGAGGATGTTTATGTACGATCCAATTGCACAACCTAATGAGCGAATGGATTTTAACCAAATAACAGAAGCTTTAGAATCTCCTTGTTCATAAGCTTTCACCAAATCGCGAGTAGAGTCGAATTTCCCTTCTGAACGACTGCTCACCGTGGCGTTACCAATCATGACCTCGATGGCTCCAGGCATGTTGGCGATACTGGGCTCACCATCAATGTCCTGGCTCATGTGCCCCAGGTGGCCGGCTCGACCGATGGCGCCGTTGATGAGACGACCATTGGAGAGTATCGCTCCACCAACGCCGGTACCTAGTGTGAGTAGCACAACATCCTGTTTTCCTCCTGCGGCCCCGATCCAGGATTCGCCGAGAAGGGCGGAATGGGCGTCGTTTACGACTGGCACATGTTTCGGGCGACCCAATGCCTGCGTCCAATCAAATTTCTCGATGCCCTGGAGTTTTACTGGAAGGTAGGAGATCCACCGGTGTTGACGGTCCGCCAATCCGGGAGCACAGATGCCCACAGAATTAGCAGGTGAACCCACTTCGCTTTCCAGTTCAATGACAATCGACTTGGCGCTATCAACCCAAGAGCGGAAAGCTTCGGGATCGTCGTTGGTAGGTTTGGAACGTTGAAGGAGCATTTCTCCGTCGTCCTTAATCGCGACTGCTTTGATCGCTGTGCCTCCTATATCGATTCCAATACTCCAAGTCATAGATGTAATAGGGGGATACAAAATCTTTGAAGAATTTACTCAACCTTTTCTGAAAGCTTCTATTACCTGTCTTCTATGATTCTCGATCAATTCAAACTTACTAATCGTTCAGCGCTTATTTTTGGTGGAAACCGCGGGCTGGGCATTGAAATGGGAAAAGCACTTGCTGAGGCCGGTGCTTCTGTTGCGGTCGCAGCTCGCGATGCCGACAAAAATGCGGAGGCGGTTTCGATTATTGATTCACAAGGCGAGGGGAAGACGATCGGGATTGCCTGTGACGTACTTGAGGAAGCCCAGGTGAATTCGGCGGCGAATCAGGTGAATGAGGAATTTGGATCTGTAGATATTCTGATTAACAGTGCGGGTATTAATTTCCGGGGGTCGATTGAGGAAGTGGGCCTTGAGGATTTTCGTCGTGTGCAGGAAGTCAATGTGACTGGCACTTGGCTCGGTTGTAAAGCGGTGACGCCCTTCATGAAAAAGCAAGAGTATGGGCGTATCGTGAATATTGCTTCCATGCTTTCCGTCATTGGTATGGCAGACCGAACTCCTTATACAGCTAGTAAAGGTGCGGTATTGAATATGACCCGGGCTCTGGCTGTCGAGTTGGCGCCTCATAAGATTACCGCCAACGCTATTCTACCTGGCCCTTTTGCTACCGAGATGAATTTGCCACTACTGGAGGATCCTGAGAAATACCAGGCCTTTGTGTCCAATATTCCGCTGGGACGCTGGGGAGAACTGTCTGAGATTGGAGGTCTGGCATTGTTTCTGTCATCAAATGCCTCTTCTTATTGCACCGGCGGATCATTCACCATTGATGGTGGTTGGACGTCCTGTTAGAAGTTTACTTAATGTCAGTATTTCGGGGAGTGTTCTCCATTTGGCTTATCAAATGGGTTGTCCATAGCTGGATTATGAGATCTACTCTTTGAATGTTTCCCCTAAGAGTCTTATCGGTTTTGCTTATCTTTTCGGCTGTCCTGCTTGGGCAGGATGAGAGACCTAACGTGTTGTTTCTGGCGGTCGACGATCTGCGAACAGAGTTGGGCAGCTACGGCGCTGATCACATTATCTCTCCCCATATCGATCGATTAGCAGAAACAGGCACCAAGTTCGAACGTGCGTATTGTATGGTGCCTACCTGCGGTGCTTCTCGAGCGAGTCTCATGTCGGGGCTTCGTCCATCGCCCAATCGATTTGTTCGTTTTACGGCACGGATCGATGAGCAGACACCCGATGTTACAGCCCTTCATACCCACTTTAAAAACAACGGTTATCGCACGATCAGCCTGGGAAAGATTCTTCACTATCCGGCAGATACGCCTGAAGGGTGGAGTGAACCTGCCTGGCGACCCGATCGGAGCTTTCCTGAGAAATCTGCCCCTATCGCTGGGTGGACGGAGCCTGCGGATCTGAAAGAACGCATCGCTCAATCGAAAAACAAACGGATGCCGTTTGCCTCCTTTGATGTGGATGACGATGCCTTAGGTGATGGAAAGGTAGCCGCGGAAGCGGTGAAGCAGCTGCGTAAACTTGCACAACTGGATGCACCCTTCTTTTTGGCTGCTGGATTCTTCAAACCCCATTTACCGTTCAATGCGCCGAAAAAGTATTGGGATTTATATGACAAGACAGACATCGATTTGCCCGATAATTATCATCCGCCACAAGATGCGCCGGAGGAAGCCATCCACAATTTCGGTGAGTTGCGTTCCTACGCGAATATACCCAAGCAAGGACCCGTGTCTGACGACATGGCTCACGCTTTGATCCGTGGCTATTATGCCTGCGTGTCCTACACCGATGCTCAAGTAGGTCGAATACTGAACGAACTGGATCGATTAGGCCTCAGCGAGAACACCATCGTAGTTCTATGGGGGGATCACGGATGGAACCTGGGAGAACACACGCTCTGGTGTAAGCACTGCACCTTTGAAAATGCGATGAAGGCGCCCCTCATTATTCGCACACCACAGCAAGCAGCCAACCAAAGAGGAAATGAAACTAAAGCGTTGGCAGAGTTTATTGATATCTATCCTACACTCTGTGACCTCGCCGGCCTGAAAAAACCGTCGCATCTGGATGGGCGAAGCTTAGTGCCTGTAATCGAAAATCCGAAGGCTCCAGGCAAAGGCTTTGCAGTCGGGAGATTTCGTAATGGAGACACCATTCGGACTGACCGATGGAGATACACGGAATATACAAACGCCGAAATTGAGGACAGTGGTCCCACGCTTGCGAGGATGTTGTATGACCACAGCCAAGACCCGGAGGAGAATTTCAATCTGGTGAATCGGCCTGAATATAGAATTGTGCTCGAGGAACTTTCCAGGGATCTCAATCGTCTGAAAGGGTATTGACTTAGAAATCCAAACACTCCCTAGACAATCTCCTAATAATACTACTAAATTTTAATCAATGATGAAGTGCTTCCTTCTACTTTTCGCCCTGACAACTTCTCTTTGCGCGCAAGATCAATGGCTCGATTTCCGCGGCCCCAATCACGATGGACAGATCGCCAACAAACTTCCTACCGTCTGGAACGAAGGTAAGAACATAACCTGGAAGACTGAGCTGCATGATCATGGGATTTCTACACCGGTGATCCTGGACGATCGAGTCATTCTGACTGCTGCTACTGAAGATGGTACATCGAGTTACTTTCTTATTCTGGATTTGGAGTCGGGGGAAGTGCTGCACGACAAATTGATTTTTACGAGTGAAGATGTGGAGCCCTTAGGCGGCTTTGGAATCAATACCTACGCGACACCTTCACCTGTGAGTGATGGTAAATATGTTTATCTGCATTACGGCACTTATGGCACCGCATGTATTGATCCCCAAACGGCGGAGGTATTGTGGCTGCGGCGTGACATTAATTGCCGACATTACCGGGGACCAGCCTCCTCGCCGGTGTTGTATGGTGACTTGCTGATTCTTACGATGGACGGGATCGACCATCAGTATGTGACCGCCCTGAACAAGGACACGGGAAAAACGGTCTGGAAAACAGGCCGCACAACGGATTTTGAAGACTTACTCGATGGAGTTCCTAAGAGAGAAGGGGATTTTAGAAAGGGTTATAATACGCCGTTAGTCATCACCGTTAATGGAAAAGATCAGTTGATCAGCGTTGGAGCAAAATCTTGTTTTGCCTATAATCCCACAAACGGATTGCAGCTTTGGTCCGTCACATTCCCCAGTCACTCAGCTGCCGCACGGCCCGTGTATGATGGTGAGAAGATTTATATTTCAACAGGATACGGCAAAGCTGACCTCTTAGCGATTCGCCCCACTGGGAAAGGAGATGTGACAGAAACGCATGTAGAATGGACCTATAAGAAGAATGTCCCACGTCGTGCTTCCTTTTTAGTAATTAGAGACCGGCTGTATATGGTGGATGACGGAGGTGTAGCTACCTGCCTCAACACAGAAAACGGAGAGATGATTTGGCGTGAAGGCTTAGGCGGAAATCACTCGGCTTCACTTCTATACTCGAATGGATTGATCTATGCCTTTAATGAATTCGGCGAGGGGCGAACATTTAGGCCCTCGGACACATTTGAAGTCGTGCAGGAAAACAAGCTGGATGTGGGCATGCTTGCATCGCCTGCCGCAGTAGGAGACTCACTCATGTTGAGAACCAGAGAGTATCTATACCGGATCGACGGGTGATGATTGTTTTTGAGATTTAAGCGAAATTTTGGGCAGTTTTCTAGGCCCTATCCGTTATTTCTGAGCCCATTCTAGGGGGCTTACCCCTTGGCCTTTTTCTGAGGACCCATCAGGCTTTTATTCCACAGATCAGGATCGGTTAATTCTGGTGGAAACTAATGGAATAATCTGAAGTCTAGATACTCTTGCTTAAACAAGTCAGGGTTGACCTCGTTGTGAGGTTGGTAGACAATATTCAACTTCATTTTCTTAACTCAAAATATACAACATATGATCAAATCAAAGCTCCTCGTTTCCGCTCTTCTTTTAGTTGGGCTTACCGCATCCGCATTTGGCGCAGGACATAAATCGGGTGAAAACATGACTACGT
This genomic stretch from Opitutia bacterium ISCC 52 harbors:
- a CDS encoding AMP-binding protein gives rise to the protein MSDSNGDSRPLSIIKGEESTILQDYAGVTLIDLFKSSAEKHADKGIGIYDRKGINVDRRLYPQVMASIQKAAGCLSARGVKTGDRVLVSLPTSWELLEIWLGCVYLGALPAAIAPPIGGLGPNSNFHVRLERFRSVIDGSFIISKEKLVEFIQSKGIEALSSITISATDLLAEDGEAPENFHKPDPSELAFLQFTSGSTGMPRAVMITHQALVHNVFSLDACCGRPYAPKSEAWNEVLLSWLPLNHDMGLIGVFFGISTGMDIVLMNPTTFLARPFKWLEAGSGKKFISPAPNFGYQFCLDRVKDGQLEGIDLSQPKRFCIGSEMVRPDTMASFLKKLESTGLKAEHFLPCYGMAESIVGLTFDQLGKGIRVAAPDQEEGVQAVEPVVCCGTPIPDTIVRIVDAGNESEVLPEGKLGAVQAKGPSIFAGYYKNEEATSDVLTDAWLKTGDLGFIREGELYIVGRAKEVLIIRGENIMPHDIEWQVEEVRGSGGSERAGAFSIVRGSAGEEPVLVIETSISNPDDLNDLEENILSRIGRVMSLVLADLVFIRRGQLPKTTSGKIKRGELKEDYLQGKIERLN
- a CDS encoding acyl carrier protein; this translates as MSTENTVYEILSKLTGKDRSEINNDSELTAGLGIDSPMALQLLFELEEALEIEISDEDAAEMETVGDILKKVGS
- a CDS encoding lysophospholipid acyltransferase family protein gives rise to the protein MADKAPQKKGNPLKAICTAFLLRCIIRLMALTYRVQIASGEGKVQELLDCDSPVILCAWHNRIFYMGSFLEKRLTRRGFRLTQMVSLSKDGDVGYYLGKWANIKVVRGSSNRGGSRALRGMFRVLKKEKFSIVILPDGSQGPRYEAKPGAIVLAQLSGAPIYLFSFSVDRCWRVKSWDRLIIPKPFSKISVKFSEPIHVPRELSKVQLEEQRVILETALNEL
- a CDS encoding DUF4976 domain-containing protein, coding for MGNEGRFQYRRLLPWRLFSVLQKCPHSGTSRVESDLQLLGKSWLFEGGIRVPLIVRWRKQIPKNQVSGFVTYNTDHFPTLLDLLDLPLIPERHIDGVSIKQELVGNSMKLDRPYYWVYTSHQMERQAYNCVAYREGNFKLIHWYEHNHTELYNLANDIGENHNLSYIMPAKREQMKSTLLSNVLVADVVKNYRRRKD
- a CDS encoding Gfo/Idh/MocA family oxidoreductase; protein product: MKQNTPNTTRRDFLKAGAAASTLAALGSQTQLFGSDVGASDKLKVGVIGCGGRGTGAAIQCVRAAPNVELYALADFFPDKIQNARKQFVEGWRGSEPITDKVNVSKEREFTGFDAYKKLLAADIDVVVIATQPAFRPIHFEAAIKARKHVFMEKPVAVDPVGVRKVISVSELAKKKSLTVVAGTQRRHMPSYLETMKRIHDGEMGELRGGDCYWNWGQKIGQNAQSPSWSEMEFQIRNWYFHCWGSGDCLVEQAIHQIDVMNWAYGGPPVSALGMGGLEIEHNFGNIYDHFAIIYEYPNGARVSAMASQIPGSTSRVGQNIVGAKGSSDGESISGKKSWKYDGKAIDGQEQEHVDFIDSIRGSGPYLNHGKRIAESTLTAIIGRMSAYTGRQVRFDWALNKSELDLTPAKWEIGDNPITPRPVPGQDQLV
- a CDS encoding ROK family protein, with protein sequence MTWSIGIDIGGTAIKAVAIKDDGEMLLQRSKPTNDDPEAFRSWVDSAKSIVIELESEVGSPANSVGICAPGLADRQHRWISYLPVKLQGIEKFDWTQALGRPKHVPVVNDAHSALLGESWIGAAGGKQDVVLLTLGTGVGGAILSNGRLINGAIGRAGHLGHMSQDIDGEPSIANMPGAIEVMIGNATVSSRSEGKFDSTRDLVKAYEQGDSKASVIWLKSIRSLGCAIGSYINILDPEVVVLTGGITTAGDSLMQPLLKVMEEVEWRPGGHTVPLIFGKLDMWAGAVGAAYAALKPNKI
- a CDS encoding glucose 1-dehydrogenase, whose protein sequence is MILDQFKLTNRSALIFGGNRGLGIEMGKALAEAGASVAVAARDADKNAEAVSIIDSQGEGKTIGIACDVLEEAQVNSAANQVNEEFGSVDILINSAGINFRGSIEEVGLEDFRRVQEVNVTGTWLGCKAVTPFMKKQEYGRIVNIASMLSVIGMADRTPYTASKGAVLNMTRALAVELAPHKITANAILPGPFATEMNLPLLEDPEKYQAFVSNIPLGRWGELSEIGGLALFLSSNASSYCTGGSFTIDGGWTSC
- a CDS encoding sulfatase; this encodes MFPLRVLSVLLIFSAVLLGQDERPNVLFLAVDDLRTELGSYGADHIISPHIDRLAETGTKFERAYCMVPTCGASRASLMSGLRPSPNRFVRFTARIDEQTPDVTALHTHFKNNGYRTISLGKILHYPADTPEGWSEPAWRPDRSFPEKSAPIAGWTEPADLKERIAQSKNKRMPFASFDVDDDALGDGKVAAEAVKQLRKLAQLDAPFFLAAGFFKPHLPFNAPKKYWDLYDKTDIDLPDNYHPPQDAPEEAIHNFGELRSYANIPKQGPVSDDMAHALIRGYYACVSYTDAQVGRILNELDRLGLSENTIVVLWGDHGWNLGEHTLWCKHCTFENAMKAPLIIRTPQQAANQRGNETKALAEFIDIYPTLCDLAGLKKPSHLDGRSLVPVIENPKAPGKGFAVGRFRNGDTIRTDRWRYTEYTNAEIEDSGPTLARMLYDHSQDPEENFNLVNRPEYRIVLEELSRDLNRLKGY
- a CDS encoding PQQ-binding-like beta-propeller repeat protein, whose amino-acid sequence is MMKCFLLLFALTTSLCAQDQWLDFRGPNHDGQIANKLPTVWNEGKNITWKTELHDHGISTPVILDDRVILTAATEDGTSSYFLILDLESGEVLHDKLIFTSEDVEPLGGFGINTYATPSPVSDGKYVYLHYGTYGTACIDPQTAEVLWLRRDINCRHYRGPASSPVLYGDLLILTMDGIDHQYVTALNKDTGKTVWKTGRTTDFEDLLDGVPKREGDFRKGYNTPLVITVNGKDQLISVGAKSCFAYNPTNGLQLWSVTFPSHSAAARPVYDGEKIYISTGYGKADLLAIRPTGKGDVTETHVEWTYKKNVPRRASFLVIRDRLYMVDDGGVATCLNTENGEMIWREGLGGNHSASLLYSNGLIYAFNEFGEGRTFRPSDTFEVVQENKLDVGMLASPAAVGDSLMLRTREYLYRIDG